The DNA sequence ACCAATTATCTTTTGTATCACACAGTTATAGAATTATTTTCGGTAATAATTGCTTTTTCATTAACCCTAATAGCTATTAATACAACTGATATATGTAAAAACAATTTGATAACCTATCTTGGACTTAGTTATGGATTTGTAGCTTTATTTGACCTTTTACATCTAATAGCTTATAAAGGTATGAATATATTAAGTACTAATAGTGCTAATCTGGCAACACAGTTCTGGATAATAGGAAGGTATATGGAAGCTCTATCATTAATTATAGCTTTACTTCTCCTAAAGAAAAACTTTCCTTATAAAAAACTCTTCAGTGTTTATTCCCTCGCTTCCCTATTATTTTCTCTATTAATATTGTCCGGTTTTTTCCCTGATTGTTATATCGAAGGTACAGGACTAACTCTATTTAAAATACTAAGTGAATATATAATAATTTTGATTCTAGTCTATGGTATATTTTTACTATATAAAGCTAACAGCTTTGATAAAACCATAAAAAAACATCTTTTAATTTCATATACTTTAACTATTGTCGGTGAATTATCCTTTACTTTATATAACGATGTATATGGAGTATTAAATATGGTGGGACATTTTTTCAAATTCTTCTCTTATTGCTATATCTATATTGCCCTAGTTGAAACCTCTTTAAAAAAGCCATTTAGTACCCTTTTTATCGAACTCAACAAAAGTAATGAGTTACTTAAAACTCAAACCAGTAACTTAAATAAAATCAATAAACAGCTTAAGGAAGAAATTGAAGAAAGACAAAAAATAGAACAAGCCCTTAGACAAAATAAAGACTTTATTCAATGCATTTTAGATTCGTTAAATAATAGTATTTGTGTTATTGATAAAAATGGTAACATTGTTGGAGTCAATAAATCTTGGGTTCAATTTGGTAACGAAAATGACAAAATAGACAAGGATGATATTGATAAAAACTATTTAGAAATAACTAAAATAGCTTGTCAAAACAATGCTCCAGAAGCCTGTGAAATTTATAATGGTTTAAAAAAAGTTTTATCTAAGAAAATCCCCTATTTTGAATATGAATACCCTTGTCATTCTCCAACTGAAAAAAGATGGTTTATCATGCAGGCTACTCCTCTAGATATGAAAGACGGTGGTTCTGTTATTACTCACATAAACATTACTGAAAGAAAGAAAAAGGAAGAAAAATTACGCAAGCTATCTCAAGCAGTTGAACAGAGTTCAAGCTCAATTGTAATAACTGATTTAGATGGAAATATTGAATACGTAAATCCAAAGTTTACAGAAATCACTGGTTATTCTTATAAAGAAGCTATTGGTCAGAATCCAAGGATATTAAAATCAGGTTTTCAAGAAGATTCAGTTTACAAAAAACTCTGGAAAGATATATCCTCTGGGAAGGAATGGCATGGTGAGTTCTGTAATGTGAAGAAAAACGGTGATATCTATTGGGAATATGCATCTATTTCACCGATTAAAGATGAGGATGGTGTTATTACCCACTATATCGCCATGAAAGAAGATATAACCTCTAGAAAAAGAATAGAAAAAGAGCTTCGTCAAGCTCAAAAAGAGGCTGAACTCGCTAATAAAACTAAAAGTCAGTTTTTAGCACATATGAGTCATGAAATACGTACTCCTATGAATGGAATTATCGGTCTAACAAATATATTACTTGATATGCAGTTAACAGATGCAGCAAAAAAATATTTAAAAATGATTTATGAATCCGCTAACCTCCTTCTTAATATCATAAACGATATTTTAGATTTTTCTAAGATTGAGGCTGGCAAAATGGAATTAAAAACTACTACTTTTAATCTCAAAGAAATATCAGAAAAAACTATATCATCATTTAAATACAAAGCACGTGAAAAAAATTTAGATTTATCATATCAGTTAGAAAGTGGTATGCATTTAGATTTCAAAGGAGATATTGGGCGTATACAGCAAGTACTAATTAACTTAATCGGAAACGCAATTAAATTTACTGAAAAAGGCTCTGTTACCCTTAAAATCTCTGAAATTTCTTCAAGTCCTAAAAGAGCAACTATTAAATTTGAAGTTATTGATACAGGAATCGGTATCCCTAAGGAGAAACAAAGTAAGCTTTTTAAAAGCTTTAGTCGTATAACTAATAATGGGTACAACCAAAAGGGAACAGGTTTGGGTCTTGCTATTTCTAAAAAGATGATTGAGTTAATGGGTGGTGAAATTGGAGTAGACAGTACTCCTGGTATAGGAAGTACATTCTATTTTAGTATTCCTCTGCAGATTTCAGAGCAGAATCAAGACAGTCATTTTTCCGAGGAAACTATAAAAGACAATATTAATACTATAGAAAGCAATAAATTAACTAGTAAAAAGCTCGATATCCTTCTAGTAGAAGACAATGAGGTTAATAGGGAACTTGACTTAGTTCTACTTGAAAGGAAGGGATGGTATGTTGATACTGCCATTGATGGTGAAAAAGCCATTGAAAAATATAAAAATCATGACTATGATTTGATTTTAATGGATATACAAATGCCTAAAGTTGATGGGTTTGAAGCGACTAAAATAATTAGAGGATTAGAGAAAGATGTTAATGAACACATCCCTATAATTGCGATGACTGCATATGCAATGAAGGAAGATAAGGAAATGTGTTTAAAAAATGGTATGGACGATTATATATCAAAGCCAATAAATGCTGAAGAGCTATATAGAAAAATATTTAAAAATGTGTTCGTAAATCAAGATATTGATATTACTAAAAAAGAAGTAGTCAATAAGTCGAAAGAATATATATT is a window from the Caldisalinibacter kiritimatiensis genome containing:
- a CDS encoding MASE3 domain-containing protein, giving the protein MNYTFKNKKFLILIVLCVFLIFLCYTNYLLYHTVIELFSVIIAFSLTLIAINTTDICKNNLITYLGLSYGFVALFDLLHLIAYKGMNILSTNSANLATQFWIIGRYMEALSLIIALLLLKKNFPYKKLFSVYSLASLLFSLLILSGFFPDCYIEGTGLTLFKILSEYIIILILVYGIFLLYKANSFDKTIKKHLLISYTLTIVGELSFTLYNDVYGVLNMVGHFFKFFSYCYIYIALVETSLKKPFSTLFIELNKSNELLKTQTSNLNKINKQLKEEIEERQKIEQALRQNKDFIQCILDSLNNSICVIDKNGNIVGVNKSWVQFGNENDKIDKDDIDKNYLEITKIACQNNAPEACEIYNGLKKVLSKKIPYFEYEYPCHSPTEKRWFIMQATPLDMKDGGSVITHINITERKKKEEKLRKLSQAVEQSSSSIVITDLDGNIEYVNPKFTEITGYSYKEAIGQNPRILKSGFQEDSVYKKLWKDISSGKEWHGEFCNVKKNGDIYWEYASISPIKDEDGVITHYIAMKEDITSRKRIEKELRQAQKEAELANKTKSQFLAHMSHEIRTPMNGIIGLTNILLDMQLTDAAKKYLKMIYESANLLLNIINDILDFSKIEAGKMELKTTTFNLKEISEKTISSFKYKAREKNLDLSYQLESGMHLDFKGDIGRIQQVLINLIGNAIKFTEKGSVTLKISEISSSPKRATIKFEVIDTGIGIPKEKQSKLFKSFSRITNNGYNQKGTGLGLAISKKMIELMGGEIGVDSTPGIGSTFYFSIPLQISEQNQDSHFSEETIKDNINTIESNKLTSKKLDILLVEDNEVNRELDLVLLERKGWYVDTAIDGEKAIEKYKNHDYDLILMDIQMPKVDGFEATKIIRGLEKDVNEHIPIIAMTAYAMKEDKEMCLKNGMDDYISKPINAEELYRKIFKNVFVNQDIDITKKEVVNKSKEYIFKLEEALYNTDNNKELLQRLLKIILKNYPNQLTSIKESINTNNSKQLHRNAHGLKGTLSNFTSGIPYQLAYQLEVMGKNNELDKAIEIYKQLEEAMSKFEEVATSIDWDN